Proteins encoded in a region of the Deinococcus hopiensis KR-140 genome:
- a CDS encoding DUF4139 domain-containing protein — protein sequence MQRFLLLAALLTGAASATDLRIYPSFTEVRDTVRAQSTTLNIPLPESVWNGLIPGTLDLDGLNFSQVTQTSGASWLAGLEGKTVTLEEPGRGAQVVTLVRARDLLVRDAQGQYRTARFEDLRFSGAPPVGAQLPAQTLTYTLTQPGSGTLSYLTRAVTWSARYTLRASAAGARLDALADIRNGTELPYDVKATELYAGEVNLSGNPVMYRESVQAAPASARAPSAPRIGAEGELGGLYRYALSSAFTLPASSTVTLPFIRPKLTGFERYAGLSTGFSTQSSEGVMSRNYRLKAGERLPAGPLTVREDGRVVGQTVISDTAAGAQVGLSLGADPDVRYRRTVQQLSASKNARGDVTKVTYRVTYTFESGRERAVRAEVREWIGGPRVTIDTLPARQEQATAELRADIPAGGKVSKSFTVVIDQAS from the coding sequence ATGCAACGCTTTCTTCTCCTTGCTGCCCTGCTGACGGGCGCCGCCAGCGCCACCGACCTGCGCATCTACCCGAGCTTCACGGAGGTCCGGGACACGGTGCGCGCGCAGAGCACGACGCTGAACATCCCCCTGCCGGAGAGCGTGTGGAATGGCCTGATTCCCGGCACGCTCGACCTCGACGGCCTCAACTTCTCGCAGGTCACCCAGACCAGCGGCGCAAGCTGGCTCGCTGGCCTGGAGGGCAAGACCGTCACGCTCGAGGAGCCGGGCCGCGGGGCCCAGGTGGTGACGCTCGTGCGCGCCCGCGACCTGCTGGTGCGCGACGCCCAGGGGCAGTACCGCACGGCGCGTTTCGAAGACCTGCGCTTCTCCGGGGCGCCGCCGGTGGGCGCGCAACTGCCCGCCCAGACGCTGACCTACACCCTGACGCAGCCGGGAAGCGGCACCCTGTCGTACCTCACACGGGCTGTGACGTGGTCTGCGCGCTACACCCTCAGGGCCAGCGCCGCGGGCGCACGTCTCGACGCCCTGGCCGACATCCGCAACGGCACCGAGCTGCCCTACGACGTCAAAGCCACCGAGCTCTACGCGGGTGAGGTGAACCTGTCCGGCAACCCCGTGATGTACCGCGAGTCTGTGCAGGCCGCCCCTGCGTCCGCGCGGGCGCCCAGTGCCCCCAGGATCGGGGCCGAAGGCGAACTTGGAGGCCTTTACCGCTACGCCCTGAGCTCCGCCTTTACGCTGCCTGCCAGCAGCACCGTGACCCTCCCCTTCATCAGACCGAAGCTGACGGGCTTCGAGCGGTACGCCGGGCTGAGCACTGGCTTTTCCACCCAGTCGAGCGAAGGCGTCATGAGCCGCAACTACCGCCTCAAGGCTGGGGAACGCCTCCCCGCCGGGCCCCTGACGGTCCGCGAAGACGGCCGCGTGGTTGGGCAGACCGTCATTTCCGACACCGCGGCTGGCGCGCAGGTTGGCCTCAGCCTGGGGGCAGATCCGGACGTCCGCTACCGCCGCACCGTGCAGCAGCTCAGCGCGTCGAAGAACGCCAGGGGCGACGTGACGAAAGTGACCTACCGCGTGACCTACACCTTCGAGAGCGGCCGGGAACGGGCGGTGCGCGCCGAGGTTCGCGAGTGGATCGGCGGCCCGCGCGTTACCATCGACACGCTGCCCGCGCGCC